In Halorientalis sp. LT38, a genomic segment contains:
- a CDS encoding class I SAM-dependent methyltransferase, which produces MADADRVRDFYGRWAHLYDRLATAPGVRSWRRRAAAALDLEPGDTVVEMGCGTGANFPSLCERVGPEGRVVGVDLTPAVLERARARSADRGWANVHCCLGDATRPPVSGPVDAVLGTFVLGMFPDPAAAIAEWCELCRPGGRVAVCNFQRSPHPLAWPLNRAFGAFVWASSPGWERPDGPVTTAFEDRVAAGRTALAARTEDRRFERFAGGYLGLLTGRVPAE; this is translated from the coding sequence ATGGCCGACGCCGACCGGGTCCGGGACTTCTACGGCCGATGGGCGCACCTGTACGACCGGCTGGCGACCGCTCCCGGTGTCCGCTCCTGGCGGCGTCGGGCCGCCGCGGCCCTCGACCTCGAACCGGGCGACACCGTCGTGGAGATGGGCTGTGGCACCGGCGCGAACTTCCCCTCGCTGTGCGAGCGGGTCGGCCCCGAGGGACGCGTCGTCGGCGTCGACCTGACGCCGGCGGTGCTCGAGCGGGCACGGGCGCGCAGCGCCGACCGCGGCTGGGCGAACGTCCACTGCTGTCTCGGGGACGCCACGCGGCCCCCCGTCTCCGGCCCCGTCGACGCCGTCCTCGGCACGTTCGTCCTCGGGATGTTCCCGGACCCGGCGGCGGCAATCGCGGAGTGGTGCGAGCTGTGTCGACCGGGCGGCCGCGTCGCCGTCTGCAACTTCCAGCGGAGCCCGCATCCACTCGCCTGGCCGCTGAACCGCGCGTTCGGGGCGTTCGTCTGGGCGTCGTCGCCCGGGTGGGAGCGTCCCGACGGCCCGGTGACGACGGCGTTCGAAGACCGGGTGGCCGCCGGCCGGACGGCGCTCGCCGCCCGCACCGAGGATCGCCGGTTCGAGCGCTTCGCGGGCGGCTATCTCGGCCTGCTCACTGGCCGAGTACCTGCCGAATAG